One window from the genome of Pseudonocardia hierapolitana encodes:
- a CDS encoding ABC transporter permease: MPVPRYLLTRLGQGVVTLFLASIVVFAGVRALPGDPALAMAGEEASPETLAAIRAQLGLDQSIVVQYFRFLGNALSGDLGDSVRTGTPVIELIATTLPVTAWLSLYAIVIAVVFGMAAGALAAANQGRWPDLAVGGVSLLSLSVPNFWLGLLAILYLAVGLGWFPASGYVTFTEEPLRALWHLTLPALILGTGLAAIVMRQTRSSMIDALAADYVRTARAKGASRGNVLVRYAMRNSLIVVVTIVGLQLGGLISGAVVTERIFALPGFGKLTLDSVFTRDYPVIQGVVLVVTLAYILINLAVDVLYSVIDPRIRVAGGGNG, translated from the coding sequence GTGCCAGTGCCGCGCTACCTTCTGACCCGCCTCGGCCAGGGCGTCGTCACGCTGTTCCTGGCCTCGATCGTGGTGTTCGCCGGGGTGCGCGCGCTGCCCGGTGACCCGGCGCTCGCGATGGCCGGCGAGGAGGCGAGCCCGGAGACGCTGGCCGCGATCCGCGCCCAGCTCGGGCTCGACCAGTCGATCGTCGTGCAGTACTTCCGCTTCCTGGGCAATGCGCTGTCCGGCGATCTGGGCGACTCGGTGCGCACCGGCACGCCCGTCATCGAGCTGATCGCGACGACGCTGCCGGTCACGGCATGGCTCTCGCTCTACGCGATCGTGATCGCGGTCGTGTTCGGGATGGCCGCGGGCGCGCTCGCCGCCGCCAACCAGGGCCGCTGGCCGGACCTGGCCGTGGGCGGGGTGTCGCTGCTGTCGCTGTCGGTGCCCAACTTCTGGCTCGGGCTGCTCGCGATCCTCTACCTCGCGGTCGGCCTGGGCTGGTTCCCGGCGTCCGGTTACGTGACCTTCACCGAGGAGCCGCTGCGCGCCCTGTGGCACCTGACGCTCCCCGCCCTGATCCTCGGCACCGGCCTCGCCGCGATCGTGATGCGCCAGACCCGCTCGTCCATGATCGACGCGCTCGCCGCCGACTACGTGCGCACCGCCCGCGCGAAGGGCGCGTCGCGCGGCAACGTGCTCGTCCGCTACGCCATGCGCAACAGCCTGATCGTCGTGGTGACGATCGTCGGGCTGCAGCTGGGCGGGCTGATCTCCGGCGCGGTCGTCACGGAGCGGATCTTCGCGCTGCCCGGGTTCGGGAAGCTCACCCTCGACAGCGTCTTCACCCGCGACTACCCGGTGATCCAGGGCGTCGTGCTGGTCGTGACGCTCGCCTACATCCTCATCAACCTCGCCGTCGACGTCCTGTACTCGGTGATCGACCCACGGATCCGGGTCGCAGGGGGAGGGAACGGCTGA
- a CDS encoding dihydrofolate reductase family protein: MNRKLVITQNVTVDGSIEMLGDWFDPQGQADVDQSDLLEELHRQDSTADGFLVGRRTFEDFRGYWPKQENDPTGITAYLNQVRKYVVSSTLTDPQWENTTILSGDPTAEVRALKEGPGQDIVVTGSITLCHALIRAGLVDEYRLFVYPVVQGRGRRLFPDGYEIPSLRLLESTSFRGGITCSRYAAT; this comes from the coding sequence GTGAACCGAAAACTCGTGATCACCCAGAACGTGACCGTCGACGGATCGATCGAGATGCTCGGCGACTGGTTCGACCCGCAAGGACAGGCCGATGTGGACCAGTCGGACCTGCTGGAGGAGCTGCACCGGCAGGACAGCACCGCCGACGGCTTCCTCGTCGGCCGCCGGACCTTCGAGGACTTTCGCGGGTACTGGCCGAAGCAGGAGAACGACCCCACCGGGATCACCGCCTACCTGAACCAGGTGCGGAAGTACGTGGTCTCCTCGACGCTGACCGACCCGCAGTGGGAGAACACCACGATCCTGTCCGGTGACCCCACCGCCGAGGTCCGTGCCCTCAAGGAGGGGCCCGGCCAGGACATCGTCGTGACCGGGAGCATCACCCTCTGCCACGCCCTCATCCGGGCGGGGCTCGTGGACGAGTACCGCCTCTTCGTCTACCCCGTGGTGCAGGGCCGCGGCCGCCGCCTCTTCCCGGACGGATACGAGATTCCGTCCCTGCGTCTGCTCGAATCGACGTCGTTCCGCGGCGGCATCACCTGCTCCCGGTACGCCGCCACGTAG
- a CDS encoding IS481 family transposase → MAHRNARTTVFARRLIVERFLAGWPAARIAEQLGVSRATVHKWVRRYREEGWDGLADRSSRPHTSPNRVAAQIEDRILELRATAHRGAVFLAGELGLVASTVGRVLARHQVPHLAAIDPITGAPVRRRHCGIRYERPHPGDLIHIDVKKLGRVPDGGGWRLHGRREARQSGIGRGIGRGIGYDYLHVAVDDHSRLAYIEALPDERDTTCAGFLHRAVAWFREHGVRVLRVLTDNAKVYRIGQDWRAVCVALGIRRRFTKPGCPWTNGKAERLNRTLLTEFAYAQPWLSNHDRLTALDSWVEHYNTRRAHSALGGRPPITRLAA, encoded by the coding sequence GTGGCGCACCGTAACGCCCGCACCACCGTCTTTGCGCGGCGGCTCATCGTCGAACGCTTCCTCGCCGGGTGGCCAGCGGCGCGGATCGCCGAGCAACTCGGCGTCTCCCGAGCGACGGTGCACAAGTGGGTCCGCCGCTACCGCGAGGAGGGCTGGGACGGACTTGCCGACCGCTCGTCGCGGCCGCACACCAGCCCGAACCGCGTCGCCGCACAGATCGAGGACCGCATCCTCGAGTTGCGAGCCACCGCGCATCGGGGAGCGGTGTTCCTGGCCGGCGAGCTCGGCCTGGTCGCCTCCACCGTCGGCCGGGTGCTGGCCCGCCACCAGGTGCCGCACCTGGCCGCGATCGACCCGATCACCGGCGCACCGGTCCGGCGCCGCCACTGCGGGATCCGCTACGAACGCCCCCACCCCGGGGATCTGATCCACATCGATGTCAAGAAGTTGGGCCGGGTCCCTGACGGCGGCGGCTGGCGGCTGCACGGGCGCCGAGAAGCCCGCCAGAGCGGAATCGGGCGCGGAATCGGGCGCGGGATCGGCTACGACTACCTGCACGTCGCGGTCGATGACCACTCCCGGCTGGCCTACATCGAAGCGCTGCCCGACGAACGCGACACCACCTGCGCCGGGTTCCTGCACCGGGCCGTGGCCTGGTTCCGTGAGCACGGCGTGCGAGTGCTGCGGGTCCTGACCGACAACGCCAAGGTCTACCGGATCGGGCAGGACTGGCGGGCGGTGTGTGTCGCGCTCGGGATCCGGCGCCGGTTCACCAAACCCGGCTGCCCCTGGACCAACGGCAAAGCCGAACGGCTCAACCGCACCCTGCTGACCGAGTTCGCCTACGCCCAACCCTGGCTGTCCAACCACGACCGGCTCACCGCCCTGGACAGCTGGGTCGAGCACTACAACACTCGACGCGCCCACTCCGCCCTCGGCGGCCGCCCTCCGATCACCCGACTCGCCGCATGA
- a CDS encoding aldehyde dehydrogenase family protein → MPSLYIDGTWTSGSGGSAEVINPFDAGVIEAVDQAGPDDVERAVAAARAAFDGGPWRPTSAAERGELLRRVADLLVRDKEEIARVETLDTGKTLVESRIDVDDVTAVFRYYADLAGHDAGRLVDTGNPAVVSRVVHEPVGVCALITPWNYPLLQLSWKVAPALAAGNTVVIKPSEVTPLTSVLLVRLLEEAGAPQGVVNILLGDGRSVGAPLTEHPGVDMISFTGGLATGQAIMRAAATTVKRVAVELGGKNPNIVFADTDFETVVDNAITAVFLHAGQVCSAGARLIVEDALHDDLVAEIGRRAERIRLGNGLDKGTESGPLVSAAQRAKIEDFVASAHAEGARLVAGGHRPEEPDLQKGFFYRPTVFADCRRDMRVIREETFGPILTVERFRDEDEAIALGNDTEYGLSGGVWTGDAGRAERVARALRHGTVWINDFGPYVPGAEWGGMKRSGNGRELGPTGLAEYQEHKHIWHNTRPAPAGWFTAG, encoded by the coding sequence GTGCCCAGCCTCTACATCGACGGGACCTGGACGTCCGGGTCCGGCGGTAGCGCCGAAGTCATCAACCCGTTCGACGCCGGCGTGATCGAGGCGGTCGACCAGGCCGGCCCCGACGACGTCGAGCGTGCGGTGGCCGCCGCCCGGGCGGCCTTCGACGGCGGCCCGTGGCGACCCACCTCCGCCGCCGAGCGGGGCGAGTTGCTGCGCCGCGTCGCGGACCTGCTGGTGCGCGACAAGGAGGAGATCGCCCGCGTCGAGACCCTCGACACCGGCAAGACGCTGGTCGAGAGCCGCATCGACGTCGACGACGTCACCGCCGTCTTCCGCTACTACGCCGATCTCGCGGGGCACGACGCGGGCCGGCTCGTCGACACGGGCAACCCGGCGGTCGTCAGCCGGGTCGTGCACGAGCCGGTCGGCGTCTGCGCGCTGATCACGCCGTGGAACTACCCGCTGCTGCAGCTGTCGTGGAAGGTCGCGCCCGCGCTGGCGGCCGGCAACACCGTCGTGATCAAGCCGAGCGAGGTCACCCCGCTCACCTCGGTGCTGCTCGTGCGGCTGCTGGAGGAGGCGGGCGCACCGCAGGGCGTGGTGAACATCCTGCTCGGCGACGGCCGCTCGGTCGGGGCTCCGCTCACCGAGCACCCGGGCGTCGACATGATCAGCTTCACCGGCGGGCTCGCCACCGGCCAGGCGATCATGCGGGCCGCCGCCACCACCGTGAAGCGGGTCGCCGTGGAGCTCGGTGGCAAGAACCCCAACATCGTCTTCGCCGACACCGACTTCGAGACCGTCGTCGACAACGCCATCACGGCGGTCTTCCTGCACGCCGGCCAGGTGTGCTCGGCGGGCGCCCGGCTGATCGTCGAGGACGCGCTGCACGACGACCTGGTCGCCGAGATCGGCAGGCGCGCCGAGCGGATCCGGCTGGGCAACGGCCTGGACAAGGGCACCGAGTCGGGCCCGCTGGTCTCGGCCGCCCAGCGGGCGAAGATCGAGGACTTCGTCGCGTCGGCGCACGCCGAGGGCGCCCGCCTGGTGGCGGGCGGGCACCGCCCGGAGGAGCCGGACCTGCAGAAGGGCTTCTTCTACCGGCCCACCGTGTTCGCGGACTGCCGACGGGACATGCGGGTGATCCGCGAGGAGACCTTCGGCCCGATCCTCACCGTCGAGCGCTTCCGGGACGAGGATGAGGCGATCGCGCTCGGCAACGACACCGAGTACGGGCTGTCCGGCGGGGTCTGGACCGGCGACGCGGGGCGGGCCGAGCGGGTGGCCCGCGCGCTGCGGCACGGCACGGTGTGGATCAACGACTTCGGCCCGTACGTGCCGGGGGCCGAGTGGGGCGGCATGAAGCGCTCAGGCAACGGGCGTGAGCTCGGCCCGACGGGGCTGGCCGAGTACCAGGAGCACAAGCACATCTGGCACAACACCCGGCCGGCCCCGGCCGGTTGGTTCACGGCTGGCTGA
- a CDS encoding ABC transporter substrate-binding protein: MPHPLRAAAVAIGVVLAAALAACIPVQPVVPAPPRPDVPGVAFDGRPAREGGNLVMALSNEPDRLDPTTSSSLYTRYVMNAMCEKLYDIDAEGALVPQLATALPTVSPDGLTVTIPVRTGIRFADGTPFDATAVVTTLQRHLTMEGSTRRGELGPVDAVEAPDAGTVVVRYQRPFAPLTASLADRAGMIMSPKAIAELGADFSRSPVCVGPFRFAERVPQTSITVVRDPNYYAADHVHLDSITYRIMTDANIRAANLRSGDVQVADRISPQDVDSLQLENGIGVLQIGSLGYQAVTFNVGNVNGTGEPPEPIDTPIASDVRVRQAFALSVNRTTLVNSVFNNWYEPACSPISPASTFSTPASESCQPYDPARARQLLAETGVETPYRLTMLVSNDADNLRFGQALQASVREGGFEIAIQPVEYSTLLDVQDRGDFELLALGWSGRIDPHGNTANFLTTKASNNYSGYSNPEVDRLVREAAQLTDPAARAETYGRAVQIVQQDLPILYVYRLRNLTAYTTDVAGIDTYADGVVRLGRAGFLAEEGD; encoded by the coding sequence GTGCCCCACCCGCTCCGCGCGGCCGCCGTGGCCATCGGCGTCGTGCTGGCGGCCGCGCTCGCCGCCTGCATCCCGGTGCAGCCGGTCGTGCCCGCCCCGCCCCGCCCGGACGTCCCCGGCGTGGCCTTCGACGGCCGCCCGGCCCGCGAGGGCGGGAACCTCGTGATGGCCCTGTCCAACGAGCCGGACCGGCTCGACCCGACCACGTCGTCGTCGCTCTACACGCGCTACGTGATGAACGCGATGTGCGAGAAGCTCTACGACATCGACGCCGAGGGCGCCCTCGTCCCGCAGCTGGCCACGGCGCTGCCGACCGTCTCGCCCGACGGGCTCACGGTGACGATCCCCGTCCGCACCGGCATCAGGTTCGCCGACGGCACCCCGTTCGACGCCACGGCGGTCGTCACGACCTTGCAGCGCCACCTGACCATGGAGGGCTCCACGCGCCGCGGTGAGCTCGGGCCGGTCGACGCCGTGGAGGCGCCCGACGCGGGCACCGTGGTGGTGCGCTACCAGCGGCCTTTCGCGCCGCTCACCGCGTCCCTCGCCGACCGGGCCGGGATGATCATGTCGCCCAAGGCGATCGCCGAGCTGGGCGCGGACTTCAGCCGGTCGCCGGTGTGCGTCGGGCCGTTCCGGTTCGCCGAGCGCGTGCCGCAGACCTCGATCACCGTGGTGCGCGACCCGAACTACTACGCCGCCGACCACGTGCACCTCGACTCGATCACCTACCGGATCATGACCGACGCGAACATCCGCGCGGCCAACCTGCGCTCCGGCGACGTGCAGGTGGCCGACCGGATCTCGCCGCAGGACGTGGACTCCCTCCAGCTGGAGAACGGGATCGGTGTGCTGCAGATCGGCTCGCTCGGCTACCAGGCGGTGACGTTCAACGTCGGCAACGTCAACGGCACCGGGGAGCCGCCGGAGCCGATCGACACGCCGATCGCGTCCGACGTGCGGGTCCGGCAGGCGTTCGCGCTGTCGGTCAACCGCACGACGCTGGTCAACTCCGTGTTCAACAACTGGTACGAACCGGCGTGCTCGCCGATCTCCCCGGCCAGCACGTTCTCCACGCCCGCGAGCGAGTCCTGTCAGCCCTACGACCCGGCCCGCGCCCGGCAGCTGCTCGCCGAGACGGGCGTCGAGACGCCGTACCGGCTCACGATGCTCGTGAGCAACGACGCGGACAACCTGCGGTTCGGTCAGGCGCTGCAGGCGAGCGTCCGCGAGGGCGGCTTCGAGATCGCCATCCAGCCGGTCGAGTACTCGACGCTGCTCGACGTGCAGGACCGCGGTGACTTCGAACTGCTGGCCCTCGGCTGGTCGGGGCGCATCGACCCGCACGGCAACACGGCCAACTTCCTCACCACGAAGGCGTCCAACAACTACTCCGGCTACAGCAACCCCGAGGTCGACCGGCTGGTGCGCGAGGCGGCGCAGCTCACCGACCCGGCGGCGCGCGCCGAGACCTACGGCCGCGCCGTGCAGATCGTGCAGCAGGACCTGCCGATCCTCTACGTCTACCGGCTGCGCAACCTCACCGCGTACACCACCGACGTGGCGGGCATCGATACCTATGCCGACGGCGTCGTGCGGCTCGGGCGCGCCGGATTCCTCGCCGAGGAGGGCGACTGA
- a CDS encoding MFS transporter yields the protein MTTTGAMPSAQLLRARTAVVVAFITAGLAFSSFIARTPALRDALDLSTGQLGLLLLCMSGGAVAGLPLSGPIVHRLGPGRAVLSGALSMTLGLALLGAGMAAALVPVAAVGLVAAGLGTGVWDVAMNVEGADVERRLGRSLMPRLHAGFSLGTVAGAGIGAACAALGIPLAVQLIGIVILLPIVVTLAVRRFLPVPEATPGEARSGSGVLTAWREPRTIVVGLMVLAFAFTEGSANDWIAIAMVDGHGTSETLGAIAFGFFVAAMTAGRMVGGAALERFGRVAVVRATAVIALAGLLLMLIGGSVPVALAGALLWGIGASLGFPVGMSAAADDPARAAARVSVVSSIGYTAFIAGPPLIGLLGEHAGILRALFVVLGALLLGLLAAGSARPLAPAGER from the coding sequence GTGACCACGACAGGGGCGATGCCCTCCGCTCAGCTGCTGAGGGCGCGCACGGCCGTGGTCGTCGCGTTCATCACCGCGGGTCTCGCGTTCTCGTCGTTCATCGCGCGCACGCCCGCGCTGCGCGACGCGCTCGACCTGTCCACCGGGCAGCTCGGCCTGCTGCTGCTCTGCATGTCGGGCGGGGCGGTGGCCGGGCTGCCCCTGTCGGGCCCGATCGTGCACCGCCTCGGGCCAGGGCGTGCGGTGCTCTCCGGTGCGCTGTCGATGACGCTCGGGCTGGCGCTGCTCGGCGCGGGCATGGCCGCCGCCCTCGTCCCCGTCGCCGCGGTCGGCCTGGTCGCCGCCGGGCTCGGCACCGGCGTCTGGGACGTCGCGATGAACGTCGAGGGCGCCGACGTCGAGCGCAGGCTCGGCCGCTCCCTCATGCCACGGCTGCACGCCGGATTCAGCCTGGGCACCGTGGCGGGCGCGGGCATCGGCGCGGCCTGTGCCGCGCTCGGCATCCCGCTCGCCGTGCAACTGATCGGCATCGTGATCCTGCTCCCGATCGTCGTCACGCTGGCCGTGCGGCGCTTCCTGCCGGTGCCGGAGGCCACGCCCGGGGAGGCCAGGTCGGGCTCGGGAGTGCTCACCGCGTGGCGGGAGCCGCGCACGATCGTCGTCGGGCTGATGGTGCTCGCGTTCGCGTTCACCGAGGGTTCGGCCAACGACTGGATCGCCATCGCGATGGTCGACGGCCACGGCACGAGCGAGACCCTCGGCGCGATCGCGTTCGGGTTCTTCGTGGCCGCGATGACCGCCGGTCGGATGGTCGGCGGCGCCGCGCTGGAGCGCTTCGGGCGCGTCGCGGTGGTGCGCGCCACCGCGGTCATCGCACTCGCCGGGCTGCTGCTGATGCTGATCGGCGGGTCCGTTCCCGTCGCGCTCGCAGGCGCCCTGCTGTGGGGGATCGGTGCGTCGCTGGGGTTCCCGGTGGGCATGAGCGCCGCCGCGGACGACCCGGCACGCGCGGCCGCCCGCGTCTCGGTGGTCAGCTCCATCGGCTACACGGCCTTCATCGCGGGCCCGCCCCTGATCGGCCTCCTCGGCGAGCACGCAGGCATCCTGCGAGCACTCTTCGTGGTGCTGGGCGCTCTGCTGCTGGGCCTGCTGGCCGCAGGCTCGGCCCGGCCACTGGCCCCGGCGGGCGAGCGCTGA
- a CDS encoding LuxR C-terminal-related transcriptional regulator has protein sequence MLIVDRQPMFRRGLEEALPAASDGGVRVVAGTDRAVSAGMLVRRHQPDVALVDLELDAPGPLAALAAMRGVQPRLPVLALARHVAPFPGALELLGAGASGVLVRTRSPAALVPSLLAAAGAGSRQATPCTGPQLTGKERHLWTLIAGGASTVQIARALHVSERTVKRLTAGLLRTLGVASRTEAAALAGRAGLLDGLPPGHPSPAQRPITERAR, from the coding sequence GTGCTGATCGTCGACCGGCAGCCGATGTTCCGCCGCGGCCTCGAGGAGGCGCTGCCGGCGGCAAGCGATGGCGGGGTGCGTGTCGTGGCCGGCACCGACCGCGCCGTCTCCGCCGGGATGCTGGTGCGACGCCATCAGCCGGACGTCGCGCTCGTCGACCTCGAACTCGACGCGCCCGGCCCGCTCGCCGCACTCGCCGCCATGCGCGGCGTGCAGCCGCGGCTCCCGGTCCTCGCGCTCGCCCGGCACGTCGCGCCGTTCCCGGGCGCCCTCGAGCTCCTCGGCGCAGGCGCGAGCGGCGTGCTGGTGCGCACCCGCTCACCCGCCGCACTGGTGCCGTCGCTGCTCGCGGCCGCCGGTGCCGGGTCCCGGCAGGCGACGCCCTGCACGGGCCCCCAGCTCACCGGCAAGGAACGGCATCTCTGGACGCTCATCGCAGGCGGCGCCAGCACCGTCCAGATCGCCCGCGCCCTGCACGTCTCCGAGCGCACGGTCAAACGCCTCACGGCGGGCCTGCTGCGCACCCTCGGTGTCGCGAGCCGCACCGAGGCCGCCGCCCTCGCCGGCCGCGCCGGACTGCTCGACGGCCTGCCGCCGGGCCACCCCTCCCCGGCGCAGCGCCCCATCACCGAGCGAGCCCGCTGA
- a CDS encoding APC family permease — MAEFGYSQTLDRSIGKFASFAAGVSYISILTGTFQLFYFGFGTGGAAYWWSWPLVFAGQFMVALSFAELAGRYPVAGSVYNWSKQLAGATTSWMAGWMMLTASIVTITAVVLAYQLVLPQIWSGFQIVGDAADANDAAVNAAILGGLLIVFTTVINAIGVKLMSRINSTGVFIELIAAVLIIVLLAFNIVNPPSVLFDTQGLGEGMPGGYFGVFLVAALASAYVMYGFDTASSLGEETVDPRRTAPSAILRAVIASFIIGGLILLLLILSAPDLSDPAYGEKSGGGQLILLQVLGGPVGIVFLVCIAIAITVCALAVHTAAIRLMFAMARDNALPAGAHLAKIDPVHKTPVIPSILIGILALLILISNIGTPEVFTAVTSVAIIMIYIAYLLVTIPMLMRRVRGQWPDEAGRASGYFSLGRFGIVVNVLAVVWGIAMSINLAWPREDVYGAGWLAWSAFIFIGVIAVAGLIWYVVRGRHQVGTLPEHMAKQLEEAHEVDPGIPAPPQPKPTEGA; from the coding sequence ATGGCCGAGTTCGGCTACTCCCAGACCCTCGACCGCAGCATCGGCAAGTTCGCGAGCTTCGCCGCCGGCGTCAGCTACATCTCGATCCTGACCGGCACGTTCCAGCTCTTCTACTTCGGGTTCGGCACGGGCGGTGCGGCCTACTGGTGGTCGTGGCCGCTGGTCTTCGCCGGCCAGTTCATGGTGGCGCTGTCGTTCGCCGAGCTCGCGGGCCGCTACCCGGTCGCGGGCTCGGTCTACAACTGGTCGAAGCAGCTCGCCGGTGCCACCACGTCGTGGATGGCCGGCTGGATGATGCTCACCGCCTCCATCGTGACGATCACGGCGGTCGTGCTGGCCTACCAGCTCGTGCTGCCGCAGATCTGGTCCGGCTTCCAGATCGTCGGTGACGCGGCCGACGCGAACGACGCCGCCGTCAACGCCGCAATCCTCGGCGGGTTGCTGATCGTGTTCACCACCGTGATCAACGCGATCGGCGTCAAGCTGATGTCGCGGATCAACAGCACAGGGGTGTTCATCGAGCTGATCGCGGCTGTGTTGATCATCGTGCTGCTCGCGTTCAACATCGTGAACCCGCCGTCGGTGCTGTTCGACACGCAGGGCCTGGGCGAAGGCATGCCCGGGGGTTACTTCGGGGTGTTCCTCGTCGCCGCACTCGCCTCGGCCTACGTCATGTACGGGTTCGACACCGCGAGCTCCCTCGGCGAGGAGACCGTCGACCCGCGGCGAACCGCTCCGTCGGCCATCCTGCGCGCCGTGATCGCGTCGTTCATCATCGGCGGGCTGATCCTGCTCCTGCTGATCCTCTCCGCCCCCGACCTGAGTGACCCGGCGTACGGGGAGAAGTCCGGTGGCGGTCAGCTGATCCTGCTCCAGGTGCTCGGCGGCCCGGTCGGCATCGTGTTCCTCGTCTGCATCGCGATCGCGATCACCGTGTGCGCGCTCGCCGTGCACACCGCGGCGATCCGGCTGATGTTCGCGATGGCCCGCGACAACGCCCTCCCCGCGGGGGCGCACCTCGCCAAGATCGACCCGGTGCACAAGACCCCGGTGATCCCGTCGATCCTCATCGGGATTCTCGCGCTGCTCATCCTGATCAGCAACATCGGGACGCCCGAGGTGTTCACCGCGGTCACCAGCGTCGCCATCATCATGATCTACATCGCGTACCTGCTGGTCACCATCCCGATGCTGATGCGGAGGGTGCGCGGACAGTGGCCGGACGAGGCAGGCCGCGCGAGCGGCTATTTCTCGCTCGGCCGCTTCGGGATCGTCGTCAACGTCCTGGCCGTCGTGTGGGGCATCGCGATGTCGATCAACCTGGCATGGCCCCGGGAGGATGTCTACGGCGCCGGCTGGCTCGCGTGGAGCGCGTTCATCTTCATCGGCGTCATTGCCGTCGCGGGGCTGATCTGGTACGTCGTCCGCGGGCGGCACCAGGTCGGTACCTTGCCCGAGCACATGGCCAAGCAGCTCGAGGAGGCGCACGAGGTCGACCCGGGCATCCCGGCTCCCCCGCAGCCGAAGCCGACCGAGGGAGCGTGA
- a CDS encoding LacI family DNA-binding transcriptional regulator: MSTRPTLAAVAARAGVSPSTASLAFADSPRVAPATRERVLAAAAELGYAGPDPLAASLRRGRSGVVGAFIGERLLYAFRDPVALQLLDGISEVLSAHDVGLLLLAGDVGRPSTSQIARIPLDAAIFATCGLEDDPALELLRARGVPIVAVEGPAVEGVAMVDIDDRGGTRDLARHLHELGHRRVEVIAMPLRLDGTCGPVTPQRRARAHYRDVRHRIEGVEDVFGPVPIYETPSNAVDEGAAAARVLLDVPAERRPTAIIAQSDVLAAGVLRAASELGLHVPDDLSVAGFDGAELHWLAPTRLTTVVQPSEEKGKVAARAAMELVEGGDPTMVMLPVELRIGTTSGRAPSSDRSAPR; this comes from the coding sequence GTGTCCACCCGCCCGACGCTCGCCGCAGTCGCGGCGCGGGCAGGCGTCTCCCCGTCGACGGCGTCGCTCGCGTTCGCCGACAGCCCCCGCGTCGCGCCCGCCACCCGCGAGCGCGTGCTCGCGGCGGCCGCCGAGCTCGGGTACGCGGGCCCCGACCCCCTGGCCGCATCGCTGCGCCGCGGGCGCAGCGGCGTCGTCGGGGCGTTCATCGGAGAGCGGCTGCTGTACGCCTTCCGCGACCCCGTGGCGCTGCAGCTGCTCGACGGCATCAGCGAGGTGCTCAGCGCCCACGACGTAGGGCTGCTCCTGCTCGCAGGCGACGTCGGCAGGCCCTCGACCAGCCAGATCGCGCGCATCCCGCTCGACGCGGCCATCTTCGCCACCTGCGGGCTCGAGGACGACCCGGCGCTGGAGCTGCTGCGCGCCCGCGGCGTACCGATCGTGGCGGTGGAGGGCCCGGCGGTCGAGGGCGTCGCGATGGTCGACATCGACGACCGCGGCGGCACCCGCGACCTCGCCCGCCACCTCCACGAGCTCGGGCACCGGCGGGTCGAGGTCATCGCCATGCCGCTGCGCCTCGACGGCACCTGCGGCCCGGTCACGCCGCAGCGCCGGGCGCGGGCGCACTACCGCGACGTCCGGCACCGCATCGAGGGCGTGGAGGACGTCTTCGGCCCGGTTCCGATCTACGAGACCCCGAGCAACGCGGTGGACGAGGGAGCCGCGGCCGCGCGCGTGCTGCTCGACGTCCCCGCCGAGCGGCGGCCCACCGCGATCATCGCCCAGAGCGACGTGCTCGCCGCCGGAGTGCTGCGGGCCGCGTCCGAGCTGGGGCTGCACGTGCCCGACGACCTGTCCGTCGCCGGCTTCGACGGCGCAGAGCTGCACTGGCTCGCGCCGACCCGGCTCACCACCGTCGTGCAGCCGAGCGAGGAGAAGGGCAAGGTCGCGGCCCGCGCCGCGATGGAGCTCGTCGAAGGGGGCGACCCGACGATGGTCATGCTGCCCGTCGAGCTGCGGATCGGTACCACGAGCGGGCGTGCTCCGTCCTCCGATCGGTCGGCACCCCGATAG